Proteins encoded within one genomic window of Thunnus albacares chromosome 13, fThuAlb1.1, whole genome shotgun sequence:
- the LOC122995147 gene encoding stonustoxin subunit beta-like: LTLDPNTVNRKLKLSDNNRKVTRVKDYQSYPDHPDRFDVCYQLLCRNDLTGRCYWEVEWRGDVFISVSYRGISRKGNSDDCWFGWNDQSWSLFCSDVGRYYVCHNNRSTSISSSSSSSSSSSVSNRVAVYVDCPAGTLSFYRVSSDTLIHLHTFNTTFTQPLYAGFGFYWSNWPDSSVSLCGLEEEESPPVRETFSLLTR, encoded by the coding sequence ctcacactggatccaaacacagtaaacagaaaactcaaactgtctgacaacaacaggaaggtgacacgTGTGAAGGACtatcagtcatatcctgatcatccagacagatttgatgtctgttatcagctgctgtgtagaaatgatctgactggtcgctgttactgggaggtcgagtggagaggagacgtttttatatcagtgagttacagaggaatcagcaggaaaggaaacagtGATGACTGTTGGTTTGGAtggaatgatcagtcctggagtctgttCTGCTCTGATGTTGGTCGTTACTATGTCTGTCACAATAACAGATCAACatccatctcctcttcctcctcctcctcctcctcctcctctgtctctaacagagtagcagtgtatgtggactgtcctgctggcactctgtccttctacagagtctcctctgacacactgatccacctccacaccttcaacaccacattcactcagcctctgtatgcTGGGTTTGGGTTCTACTGGTCTAACTGGCCTgattcctcagtgtctctgtgtggtctggaggaggaagagtctcctcctgttagagaaactttctcactgctgaccagatag